From Candidatus Margulisiibacteriota bacterium, the proteins below share one genomic window:
- a CDS encoding ribose-phosphate pyrophosphokinase, with translation MVNSELRVFYGTSHPELGAKIVGHLGIKNGDIKISRFSGGEIYARINENVRGASCVIIQTCTDRVNGDLMELFLIIDAMKRASAKSVTAVIPHFGYARQDRKAASREPISARLVANLIETAGADRVVAMDLHSDQIQGFFNIPVDTLTALPLLANYIDSKKMKELVVVAPDTGRAKVAKKLADRVGAKLAILHKVRGEHHQSEVTHVVGDVRGKTVVITDDMIDTAGTICNGVTALKANGCNPDIYVVATHGLFSGPAVERMSQAGFAEVVVTDSVPIPKEKQFKGLKILSAAELLGEAIRRNYENQSITSLFD, from the coding sequence ATGGTAAATTCTGAATTGCGGGTCTTTTACGGGACGTCACATCCGGAGCTGGGGGCGAAGATCGTTGGGCATCTCGGGATCAAGAATGGCGACATCAAGATCTCGCGCTTCTCCGGCGGGGAGATCTACGCCCGGATCAACGAGAATGTCCGCGGCGCCTCATGCGTGATCATCCAAACTTGCACTGACCGGGTCAACGGCGACCTGATGGAGCTCTTCCTGATCATCGACGCGATGAAGCGCGCTTCGGCCAAATCGGTCACCGCCGTCATCCCGCATTTCGGCTACGCGCGGCAGGACCGCAAGGCCGCTTCCCGCGAGCCGATCTCGGCCCGGCTGGTTGCCAACCTGATCGAAACGGCGGGGGCCGACCGGGTCGTCGCCATGGACCTCCATTCCGACCAGATCCAGGGTTTCTTTAATATCCCGGTCGACACCCTGACCGCCTTGCCGCTCTTAGCCAATTATATCGATAGCAAAAAGATGAAAGAGCTGGTCGTGGTCGCCCCTGACACCGGCCGGGCCAAGGTCGCCAAAAAATTGGCCGACCGGGTCGGCGCCAAGCTCGCGATCCTGCATAAAGTGCGCGGCGAGCACCATCAGTCGGAAGTAACCCACGTGGTCGGCGACGTCCGGGGGAAGACGGTCGTCATTACCGACGACATGATCGATACCGCCGGCACGATCTGCAACGGGGTCACCGCGCTCAAGGCTAACGGCTGTAACCCGGATATTTACGTCGTGGCCACGCATGGCCTCTTTTCCGGTCCGGCGGTTGAGCGGATGTCCCAGGCCGGTTTTGCCGAGGTCGTCGTGACCGACTCGGTCCCGATCCCGAAAGAGAAACAATTCAAAGGGCTCAAGATCCTCTCCGCGGCGGAGTTGTTAGGCGAAGCGATCAGGCGAAACTACGAAAATCAGTCCATTACGTCATTATTTGATTGA